The following proteins come from a genomic window of Thermus sp. LT1-2-5:
- a CDS encoding TIGR00730 family Rossman fold protein → MPKKPLIDQLHHEDAWRLFRILAEFVEGFETLSEIEVPLVSVFGSARFGEGHPAYALGYRLGKTLAEAGYGVVTGGGPGVMEAVNRGAYEAGGVSVGLNIELPHEQKPNPYQTHALSVRYFFVRKVLFVRYAHAFVFLPGGFGTLDELSEVLVLIQTEKVHPFPVFALNRDYWQGLLSWMAFLQEQGAIDPKDYGLLTPVETPEEVVAALKGVF, encoded by the coding sequence ATGCCCAAGAAGCCCCTCATAGACCAGCTCCACCACGAGGACGCTTGGCGGCTTTTCCGCATCCTGGCAGAGTTCGTGGAGGGCTTTGAAACGCTTTCCGAGATTGAGGTGCCCTTGGTTTCCGTCTTCGGCTCCGCCCGCTTCGGCGAGGGCCACCCCGCCTACGCCCTGGGCTACCGCCTGGGCAAAACCCTGGCCGAGGCGGGCTACGGGGTGGTCACGGGGGGCGGGCCCGGGGTGATGGAGGCGGTGAACCGGGGGGCTTACGAGGCGGGCGGGGTGAGCGTGGGGCTCAACATTGAGCTTCCCCACGAGCAAAAGCCCAACCCCTACCAGACCCACGCCCTCAGCGTGCGCTACTTCTTCGTACGCAAGGTGCTTTTCGTGCGCTACGCCCACGCCTTCGTCTTCCTGCCCGGGGGGTTTGGCACCCTGGACGAGCTGTCCGAGGTCTTGGTCCTCATCCAGACGGAAAAGGTCCACCCCTTCCCCGTCTTCGCCCTGAACCGGGACTATTGGCAGGGCCTTCTTTCCTGGATGGCCTTCTTGCAGGAGCAGGGGGCCATAGACCCCAAGGACTATGGCCTCCTCACCCCCGTGGAAACCCCGGAAGAGGTGGTGGCCGCCCTAAAGGGAGTATTCTGA
- a CDS encoding ABC transporter permease subunit has translation MKHPPGLKGFLLALTLLLGLLLLATGVGVLGYFALEAYLAPPGWTILVLALLVLLPGAVALERLFPWLSDWYYFLPALAFLLVFTLYPIGLTIYLAFTDYSGQKNGFPDRSTETRVLGQEGQRLVLEAPVAEALRCDPCQGEPVEVYAEGHRARARILEAEGKALVLDRALPFQAEFVAKVNAFRFVGLRNFAFILSQASQALLPVFVWNVIFAGSTVLLNALLGLVLGLILNNKNLKLRNFYRTVLIVSWALPGVITVQVWVALLNYNFGAINRLLGVLGVYPIPWLNDPDWAKVAILLVNLWLGFPYMMTATLGALSTIPDELYEAAKVDGATPWQALWGITLPLLEKPMVPILLSSFAFNFNNFYIIYLLTGGGPAQEGRLATAQATDILISWAYKTAFSAEGQSAYGLGAAISLLIFAITVAISLVNFRLTGALREVR, from the coding sequence ATGAAGCATCCACCGGGTCTAAAAGGCTTCCTCCTGGCCCTCACCCTTCTCCTTGGCCTCCTCCTCCTGGCCACGGGGGTAGGGGTCTTGGGGTACTTCGCCCTCGAGGCCTACCTGGCCCCCCCAGGCTGGACCATCCTCGTGTTGGCCCTCCTCGTCCTCCTGCCGGGGGCGGTGGCCTTGGAGCGGCTTTTCCCCTGGCTTTCCGACTGGTACTACTTCCTGCCCGCCCTTGCCTTTCTTTTGGTCTTCACCCTCTACCCCATCGGCCTCACCATCTACTTGGCCTTCACCGATTACTCGGGACAGAAAAACGGCTTTCCCGACCGCTCCACGGAAACCCGGGTGCTGGGGCAAGAGGGCCAGAGGCTCGTCCTGGAAGCCCCTGTGGCCGAGGCCCTCCGTTGCGACCCCTGCCAGGGCGAACCCGTGGAGGTCTACGCCGAAGGGCACCGGGCCCGGGCCCGCATCCTGGAGGCGGAAGGGAAGGCCTTGGTCCTGGACCGCGCCCTCCCCTTCCAAGCGGAGTTCGTGGCCAAGGTGAACGCCTTCCGCTTCGTGGGCTTAAGGAACTTCGCCTTCATCCTTTCCCAAGCGAGCCAGGCCCTCCTTCCCGTTTTCGTGTGGAACGTGATCTTCGCCGGGAGCACCGTGCTTTTAAACGCCCTCCTCGGCCTGGTCCTGGGCCTTATCCTGAACAACAAGAACCTCAAGCTCCGCAACTTCTACCGCACGGTGCTCATCGTCTCCTGGGCCCTACCCGGGGTCATCACGGTCCAGGTCTGGGTGGCCCTCTTGAACTACAACTTCGGGGCCATCAACCGCCTCCTGGGGGTCTTGGGCGTCTACCCCATCCCCTGGCTCAACGACCCCGACTGGGCCAAGGTGGCCATCCTCCTGGTGAACCTTTGGCTTGGCTTCCCCTACATGATGACAGCCACCTTGGGCGCCCTTTCCACCATCCCCGACGAGCTCTACGAGGCGGCCAAGGTGGACGGGGCCACCCCCTGGCAGGCCCTTTGGGGGATCACCCTGCCCCTTTTGGAAAAGCCCATGGTGCCCATTCTGCTCTCCTCCTTCGCCTTCAACTTCAACAACTTCTACATCATTTACCTCCTCACCGGGGGCGGCCCGGCCCAGGAAGGGAGGCTGGCCACGGCCCAGGCCACGGACATCCTCATCTCCTGGGCCTACAAGACCGCCTTCAGCGCCGAAGGGCAGTCGGCTTACGGCCTGGGGGCAGCCATCAGCCTCCTCATCTTCGCCATCACCGTGGCCATAAGCCTGGTGAACTTCCGCCTCACGGGGGCGCTACGGGAGGTGCGGTAG
- a CDS encoding sugar ABC transporter permease, translating into MRRLFGFLLTGLALYGVYWFAAHRLFDEGSYRKQVAFGSVFVPYGWAYALLALLGLALLILLYSLLYTALANRLKGRKRSPWPLFLQGVTHLFLWGLILLVYYPVVQVVAASFDPTNNLFSFRRPNTGFLLLDAKVIPYLPQPSLENYAALVRGVVLYPYQMGLLLLAGLSLLGVALIGLLRRLLPQEEWMDLWQSRLLAALALFVFLLALFLSPKQFTGQGTETKFLLWVRNTFLISGLTGLLAVLLTATAGYAFARFRHLPGRYPMLLFFIFVQMFPGFLALVAIYYLLSRLDLLNTFTGLVLAYSGGIISFGTWVYKGYLESISPSLEEAAMVDGATRWQVFTRILLPLSAPMFVFIFLLQFVGTYSEFVLANLVLTGVESWNVGVGLRSFTTGQFQTKWGIFAAASVLGSLPILFLFYGFQQYFVSGYTAGAVKE; encoded by the coding sequence ATGCGGCGGCTTTTTGGCTTCCTCCTCACCGGCTTAGCCCTCTATGGGGTTTACTGGTTTGCGGCCCACCGCCTCTTTGACGAGGGGTCTTACCGCAAGCAGGTGGCCTTTGGCAGCGTCTTCGTGCCCTATGGCTGGGCTTACGCCCTCTTGGCGCTTTTGGGCTTGGCGCTTCTCATCCTCCTTTATAGCCTCCTCTACACCGCCCTCGCCAACCGCCTCAAGGGGCGGAAACGGAGCCCCTGGCCCCTTTTCCTCCAGGGGGTTACCCACCTCTTCCTCTGGGGGCTCATCCTTTTGGTCTACTACCCGGTAGTCCAGGTGGTGGCGGCGAGCTTTGACCCCACCAACAACCTCTTCAGCTTCCGCAGGCCCAACACGGGCTTCCTCCTCCTGGACGCCAAGGTCATCCCCTACCTGCCCCAGCCCTCCTTGGAAAACTACGCCGCCTTGGTGCGGGGGGTGGTCCTTTACCCCTACCAGATGGGGCTTCTCCTCCTGGCGGGGCTATCCCTTCTGGGGGTGGCCCTAATCGGCCTCCTCCGCCGCCTTCTTCCCCAGGAGGAATGGATGGACCTCTGGCAAAGCCGCCTCCTTGCCGCCTTGGCCCTTTTCGTCTTCCTCCTCGCCCTCTTCCTTTCCCCCAAGCAGTTCACGGGGCAGGGGACGGAGACCAAGTTCCTCCTCTGGGTGCGGAACACCTTCCTCATCTCCGGGCTCACGGGGCTTTTGGCGGTCCTGCTCACCGCCACCGCCGGCTACGCCTTCGCCCGCTTCCGCCACCTGCCTGGGCGCTACCCCATGCTCCTCTTCTTCATCTTCGTGCAGATGTTCCCTGGATTTTTGGCCCTGGTGGCCATCTACTACCTCCTTTCCCGGCTGGACCTCTTAAACACCTTCACCGGCCTCGTCTTGGCCTACTCCGGGGGCATCATCAGCTTCGGTACCTGGGTGTACAAGGGGTACCTGGAGAGCATCAGCCCGAGCCTCGAGGAGGCCGCCATGGTGGACGGGGCCACCAGATGGCAGGTCTTCACCCGGATCCTCCTCCCCCTTTCCGCCCCCATGTTCGTCTTCATCTTCCTCCTCCAGTTCGTGGGCACCTACTCGGAGTTCGTTCTGGCCAACCTGGTGCTCACCGGGGTGGAAAGCTGGAACGTGGGCGTGGGGCTTAGGAGCTTCACCACGGGGCAGTTCCAAACCAAATGGGGCATCTTCGCCGCGGCGAGCGTCTTGGGTTCCTTGCCCATCCTCTTCCTCTTCTACGGCTTCCAGCAGTACTTCGTCTCCGGCTACACGGCGGGGGCGGTGAAGGAATGA
- a CDS encoding glycoside hydrolase family 13 protein: MNHHDLEHVHPPFPDLGEAVELRLETPAREGLLLYEKDGELHEKPLVPWERGLKAEVLLHTSPFRYCFLLPEGYWGSHGLEKTLPRYDRFFHLLAGPQPPAWALGAVFYQIFPDRFRQGRPELAPQEGAWLYGNRPIRRKAWHEPPGEDGAREFYGGDLWGVLEALPYLQDLGVEALYLTPIFQSPSSHRYDTEDYLQVDPHLGGEEALRALYQALEARGMKLILDGVFNHVGATHPWFQKALKDPEAPERGMFTFYPDGSYASFWGVKHMPKLNYASPLTQERFVYSPKAPIRHWLRLAHGWRLDVAHSIGEGGTNRKNARWLRALARAAKEEREDALVLGELSYDTTPTLRAHTLDGAMHYAGFAHPVMAWLSGRDVHGRAVALEAEEVWPALLDPYQALPLQVRHAMYTLVSSHDIPRALWRLRGDVERFKLAYALLFAFPGSPAIYYGDEVGLSQPNPYTLWKGDPYCRAPFPWDQGRWNREVLSFVKRLVDLKKRHPALRWGGLLPLKVPPGVLAFRRRYGGEEVWAFFAPQGARLRLPRGVDLLRAEEVAGEVEVTHLLFQPLE; the protein is encoded by the coding sequence ATGAACCACCACGACCTGGAACACGTCCACCCCCCCTTTCCCGACCTGGGGGAAGCGGTGGAGCTTCGCCTGGAAACCCCGGCCAGGGAGGGGCTTCTCCTTTACGAGAAGGACGGGGAGCTCCACGAAAAGCCCCTGGTGCCTTGGGAAAGGGGCCTGAAGGCGGAGGTCCTCCTCCACACGAGCCCCTTTCGCTACTGCTTCCTCTTGCCCGAGGGGTACTGGGGAAGCCACGGCCTGGAAAAGACCCTTCCCCGCTACGACCGCTTCTTCCACCTCCTGGCCGGCCCCCAGCCCCCGGCCTGGGCTTTGGGGGCGGTCTTTTACCAGATCTTCCCCGACCGCTTCCGCCAAGGGCGTCCGGAGCTCGCCCCCCAGGAGGGGGCCTGGCTTTACGGGAATAGGCCCATCCGGCGCAAGGCCTGGCACGAGCCCCCGGGGGAAGACGGCGCCCGGGAGTTCTACGGGGGGGACTTATGGGGGGTCCTCGAGGCCCTCCCCTACCTACAGGACCTGGGGGTGGAGGCCCTCTACCTCACCCCCATCTTCCAAAGCCCCAGCAGCCACCGCTACGACACGGAAGACTACCTGCAGGTGGACCCCCACCTGGGCGGGGAAGAGGCCCTAAGGGCCCTCTACCAGGCCCTGGAAGCCCGGGGCATGAAGCTCATCCTGGACGGGGTCTTCAACCACGTGGGGGCAACCCACCCCTGGTTCCAAAAGGCCCTAAAAGACCCCGAGGCCCCGGAGCGGGGCATGTTCACCTTCTACCCGGACGGAAGCTACGCCAGCTTTTGGGGCGTGAAGCACATGCCCAAACTGAACTACGCTTCCCCTCTCACCCAGGAACGCTTTGTCTATAGCCCCAAGGCCCCCATCCGCCACTGGTTGCGCCTGGCCCACGGCTGGCGCCTGGACGTGGCCCACTCCATCGGGGAAGGGGGCACCAACCGCAAGAATGCCCGCTGGCTACGGGCCTTGGCCCGGGCGGCCAAGGAGGAGCGGGAGGACGCCTTGGTTCTAGGGGAGCTTTCCTACGATACCACCCCCACCCTAAGGGCCCACACCCTGGACGGGGCCATGCACTACGCCGGCTTCGCCCACCCGGTGATGGCGTGGCTTTCGGGGCGGGACGTGCACGGGCGGGCGGTGGCCCTGGAGGCAGAGGAGGTCTGGCCGGCCCTCCTGGACCCCTACCAGGCCCTTCCCCTCCAGGTGCGCCACGCCATGTACACCCTGGTTTCCTCCCACGACATCCCCCGGGCCCTCTGGCGGCTTAGGGGGGATGTGGAGCGCTTCAAGCTGGCCTACGCCCTCCTCTTCGCCTTCCCCGGAAGCCCCGCCATCTACTACGGGGACGAGGTGGGGCTTTCCCAGCCCAACCCCTACACCCTCTGGAAGGGCGACCCCTACTGCCGCGCCCCCTTCCCTTGGGACCAGGGGCGTTGGAACCGGGAAGTCCTTTCCTTCGTGAAGCGGCTCGTGGACCTCAAGAAGCGCCACCCCGCCCTGCGCTGGGGAGGGCTTTTGCCCCTGAAGGTCCCCCCTGGGGTCCTGGCCTTTCGGCGGCGGTACGGGGGCGAGGAGGTCTGGGCCTTCTTTGCGCCCCAGGGGGCTCGGCTTCGGCTTCCCCGGGGGGTGGACCTCCTGAGGGCAGAGGAGGTGGCGGGGGAGGTAGAGGTTACCCACCTCCTCTTCCAGCCTCTAGAATGA
- a CDS encoding maltose ABC transporter substrate-binding protein, translating into MRTLLAVLALGLSLALAQGRITVWTHFGGPELEWLKAQAQAFEKTSGTKVEVVEVPFGDIKQKFILGAPQGQAADLVVSIPHDWLGEMAQAGVLEPMGKYVTQSYLADLQPVAVEAFTFGGKLMGLPAFAESVALIYNKKYVKEAPKTWEEFLSLAQKLTTGSTFGFLYNIGDPYFNFGFFKAYGADNVFGKDNKGNLDPSKLLLGGEVGERALQFIKDLRFRYNLVPEGVDYGVADGAFKDGALAMILNGPWALGDYKKAKIDFGIAPFPTPPGAKNPWGPFLGVQGVVVNAYSKNKTAAVNFAKTLITGKNLVSFNQAGGRIPVSKSAAKTLEKDPVVAGFSKVFALGTPMPNISEMGKVWSPWGNAISLAIQRPDSNVKKIVEDMVAEIKKAIGK; encoded by the coding sequence ATGCGAACGCTCCTGGCGGTTTTGGCCCTCGGACTCTCCCTGGCCTTAGCCCAGGGAAGGATCACGGTCTGGACCCACTTTGGCGGCCCCGAGCTGGAGTGGCTCAAGGCCCAGGCGCAGGCGTTTGAAAAGACCTCCGGCACCAAGGTGGAGGTGGTGGAGGTGCCCTTTGGGGACATAAAGCAGAAGTTCATCCTGGGCGCTCCCCAAGGGCAGGCGGCGGACCTCGTGGTCTCCATCCCCCACGACTGGCTTGGGGAGATGGCCCAGGCGGGGGTGCTGGAGCCCATGGGCAAGTACGTGACGCAAAGCTACCTGGCGGACCTGCAGCCCGTGGCGGTGGAGGCCTTCACCTTCGGGGGCAAGCTCATGGGCCTGCCCGCCTTCGCCGAGAGCGTGGCCCTCATCTACAACAAGAAGTATGTGAAGGAGGCCCCGAAGACCTGGGAAGAGTTCTTGAGCTTGGCGCAGAAGCTTACCACCGGCTCCACCTTCGGCTTCCTCTACAACATCGGCGACCCCTACTTCAACTTCGGCTTCTTCAAGGCCTACGGGGCGGACAACGTCTTCGGCAAGGACAACAAGGGGAACCTAGACCCCTCTAAGCTCCTCCTGGGCGGCGAGGTGGGGGAAAGGGCGCTCCAGTTCATCAAGGATCTCCGCTTCCGCTACAACCTGGTGCCCGAGGGGGTGGACTACGGCGTGGCGGATGGGGCCTTCAAGGACGGGGCCTTGGCCATGATCCTCAACGGCCCCTGGGCTCTCGGGGACTACAAGAAGGCCAAGATCGATTTCGGCATCGCCCCCTTCCCCACCCCGCCCGGGGCCAAGAACCCCTGGGGGCCCTTCCTCGGGGTCCAGGGGGTGGTGGTGAACGCCTACTCCAAGAACAAAACCGCCGCCGTCAACTTTGCCAAGACCCTCATCACCGGCAAGAACCTGGTTTCCTTCAACCAGGCGGGAGGCCGCATCCCCGTGTCCAAGAGCGCGGCCAAGACCTTGGAAAAGGACCCGGTGGTGGCGGGCTTTTCCAAGGTTTTCGCCCTGGGCACCCCCATGCCCAACATCTCGGAAATGGGCAAGGTCTGGAGCCCCTGGGGGAACGCCATTAGCCTGGCCATCCAGCGGCCCGATTCCAACGTGAAGAAGATCGTGGAAGACATGGTGGCCGAGATCAAAAAGGCCATTGGCAAGTAA
- the murI gene encoding glutamate racemase has protein sequence MKDPKAPIGVFDSGVGGLTVLKALRQALPREDFLYFGDTARVPYGGKPLAMVRRFAWEIAGFLLRQGVKAIVVACNTASSAALPDLAEDLSVPVFGVLEPAAEVARGYRKVGLIGTQATVESGAYERYVPLFWAKACPLFVPLVEEGLWDDPVAFLVARHYLEEAPKDLEALILGCTHYPFLKATLERVLPGVRLIDSAEATAKRVAEALAQAGLLNPEGQGKVVHYVTGDPESYKALAERLGERVETLYRVSLEEL, from the coding sequence GTGAAGGACCCCAAGGCCCCCATCGGCGTCTTTGACTCGGGGGTGGGCGGGCTCACGGTGCTCAAGGCGCTCCGGCAAGCCCTGCCCCGGGAAGACTTCTTGTACTTCGGCGACACCGCCCGCGTTCCCTACGGGGGTAAGCCCCTGGCCATGGTGCGCCGCTTCGCCTGGGAGATTGCGGGCTTCCTCCTGCGCCAAGGGGTGAAAGCCATCGTGGTGGCCTGCAACACGGCGAGCTCCGCCGCGCTGCCCGACCTGGCCGAGGACCTCTCCGTCCCCGTTTTTGGGGTGTTGGAGCCGGCGGCGGAGGTGGCACGGGGCTACCGCAAGGTGGGCCTCATCGGCACCCAGGCCACGGTGGAAAGCGGGGCCTACGAGCGGTACGTGCCCCTCTTCTGGGCCAAGGCTTGCCCCCTCTTTGTCCCCTTGGTGGAGGAGGGGCTATGGGACGACCCCGTGGCCTTCCTGGTGGCCCGGCACTACCTGGAGGAGGCCCCCAAGGACCTCGAGGCCCTCATCCTGGGCTGCACCCACTACCCCTTCCTCAAGGCCACCCTGGAAAGGGTCCTTCCTGGGGTGAGGCTCATCGACTCCGCCGAGGCCACGGCCAAGCGGGTGGCCGAGGCCCTGGCCCAAGCCGGGCTTTTGAACCCGGAGGGCCAAGGGAAGGTGGTCCACTACGTCACCGGGGACCCGGAAAGCTACAAGGCCCTGGCGGAGCGGCTTGGGGAAAGGGTGGAAACCCTATACCGGGTGAGTCTGGAAGAGCTTTAG
- a CDS encoding XTP/dITP diphosphatase, translated as MRVVLATSNPGKVRELKEGLAPLGWTLLSLADFPLRMPKEEGATFLDNALLKAAHVAKATGLPALADDSGLEVHALGGEPGVYSARYGGRETDRERNVYLLERMRHLKGEERRARFVAVLVLAYPDGHAEAYEGSVEGYILEAPRGEKGFGYDPLFYVPEAGKTFAEMDLEEKARYSHRGRALKALLEAYREGPPPREVSKLE; from the coding sequence ATGCGCGTGGTCCTGGCCACCTCCAACCCCGGCAAGGTGCGGGAGCTAAAGGAGGGCCTCGCCCCCCTGGGCTGGACCCTCCTTTCCTTGGCGGATTTCCCCTTGCGCATGCCCAAGGAGGAGGGGGCCACCTTCCTGGACAACGCTCTCCTCAAGGCCGCCCACGTGGCCAAGGCCACGGGGCTCCCCGCCCTGGCGGACGATTCGGGCCTCGAGGTCCACGCCTTGGGCGGCGAGCCTGGGGTCTACTCCGCCCGCTATGGGGGAAGGGAAACGGACCGGGAGCGGAACGTGTACCTCCTGGAAAGGATGCGCCACCTCAAGGGGGAGGAGCGCAGGGCCCGCTTCGTGGCCGTCTTGGTCCTGGCCTACCCCGACGGGCACGCCGAGGCCTACGAGGGGAGCGTGGAGGGCTACATCCTGGAAGCCCCAAGGGGGGAGAAAGGCTTCGGTTACGACCCCCTCTTCTACGTGCCCGAGGCGGGGAAGACCTTCGCCGAGATGGACCTAGAGGAAAAGGCCCGCTACTCCCACCGGGGAAGGGCCCTTAAGGCCCTTTTGGAAGCCTACAGGGAAGGGCCCCCACCCCGGGAGGTTTCCAAGCTGGAATGA
- the metK gene encoding methionine adenosyltransferase, translating into MRLVTSESVTEGHPDKLADRISDAILDALIAQDKKARVAAETLVTTGLVFVAGEITTEGYVDIPNLVRKTVREVGYTRAKYGFDADTCAVLTAIDEQSPDIAGGVNLSYEWRVLKSTDPLDRTGAGDQGLMFGYATDETPELMPLPITLAHRLTMRLAEVRKTGLLPYLRPDGKAQVTVVYEGDRPLYVKTVVVSAQHSPEVEQEQLREDLVREVVRQAIPPEYLKEGETEYLINPSGRFILGGPHADTGLTGRKIIVDTYGGAVPHGGGAFSGKDPTKVDRSASYYARYMAKNLVAAGLAKRALVELAYAIGKARPVSLRVETFGTGVLPDEKLTEIAQRVFDPRPLAIIEELDLLRPIYTPTSAYGHFGRAGFPWEETDRVEALRREAGL; encoded by the coding sequence TTGCGGCTGGTCACGTCCGAGTCGGTCACGGAAGGGCACCCGGATAAGCTGGCGGACCGGATTTCCGACGCCATCCTGGACGCCCTCATCGCCCAGGACAAGAAGGCCCGGGTGGCGGCGGAAACCTTGGTCACCACCGGGCTCGTTTTCGTGGCGGGGGAGATCACCACCGAAGGCTACGTGGACATCCCCAACCTGGTGCGCAAGACGGTGCGCGAGGTGGGCTACACCCGGGCCAAGTACGGCTTTGACGCGGACACCTGCGCCGTGCTCACCGCCATCGACGAGCAGTCCCCGGACATCGCTGGGGGGGTCAACCTCTCCTACGAGTGGCGGGTGCTGAAGTCCACCGATCCCCTGGACCGCACCGGGGCGGGGGACCAGGGGCTCATGTTCGGCTACGCCACGGACGAAACCCCCGAGCTCATGCCGCTACCCATCACCCTGGCCCACCGCCTCACCATGCGCTTGGCGGAGGTGCGCAAGACCGGGCTCCTCCCCTACCTGCGCCCCGACGGCAAGGCCCAGGTCACCGTGGTCTACGAGGGGGACAGGCCCCTTTACGTGAAGACCGTGGTGGTTTCCGCCCAGCACTCCCCCGAGGTGGAGCAGGAGCAACTGCGGGAGGACCTGGTCCGCGAGGTGGTGCGCCAGGCTATTCCTCCGGAGTACCTGAAGGAGGGGGAGACGGAGTACCTCATCAACCCCTCGGGCCGTTTCATCCTGGGCGGCCCCCACGCCGACACCGGGCTTACCGGGCGCAAGATCATCGTGGACACCTACGGGGGGGCGGTGCCCCACGGGGGTGGGGCCTTCAGCGGCAAGGACCCCACCAAGGTGGACCGCTCCGCCAGCTACTACGCCCGCTACATGGCCAAGAACCTGGTGGCGGCGGGGCTCGCCAAAAGGGCCTTGGTGGAGCTCGCCTACGCCATCGGCAAGGCCAGGCCCGTGTCCTTGCGGGTGGAGACCTTCGGCACCGGGGTTCTCCCCGACGAGAAGCTTACGGAGATCGCCCAGAGGGTCTTCGACCCTAGGCCCTTGGCCATCATTGAGGAGCTGGACCTCCTTAGGCCCATCTACACCCCCACCAGCGCCTACGGCCACTTCGGCCGCGCCGGCTTCCCCTGGGAGGAGACGGACCGGGTGGAGGCCCTGCGCCGGGAAGCGGGCCTCTAA